In the genome of Massilia sp. UMI-21, the window GTGCCTTTCGGCGCCATGATGTCCAGGGCTTCGTGCTGGCGCTGCGTGCCGCGCGGCTGCTCATAGGTGTCGCTCAGGCCGGCGAGCTTCAGGCCCTGCACCGGCACCAGGAGCTTGCCGTGGACGGCGGCGGCGGCGGCATCGGCCGGGGCCTGCGCCGTGCTCGTGGTCGCGCCAGCCGTGGCCGGGCCGGAAGACGGCCGCAGGGGCAGTTCGACGTCGCTGAGGTCGGCCTGCACCATCGGCGGGCCGGGCAACTGCGGATCGATCTGCGCAGCCGGCACGCCGGCCGGCGCCTCCGTCCTCGCCACCGCCGGCGCCGGGTCGTCGGGCACGGCGCGCAACAGAACGAACAGTCCGCCGGCGCCGACCAGCACGCCGAGCACGAAGCTCATCAGCCATTTCATGTCATCCTCCGTCGGCTTGTCGTG includes:
- a CDS encoding M23 family metallopeptidase — protein: MKWLMSFVLGVLVGAGGLFVLLRAVPDDPAPAVARTEAPAGVPAAQIDPQLPGPPMVQADLSDVELPLRPSSGPATAGATTSTAQAPADAAAAAVHGKLLVPVQGLKLAGLSDTYEQPRGTQRQHEALDIMAPKGTPVLAAADGKVAKLFASKPGGTTLYQFDPSEKYAYYYAHLDRYADGIEEGMDLKRGDVIGYVGVTGNAAPNAPHLHFAVFELTPEKLWWKGTPINPYPLMSDRQAVAAQ